Below is a genomic region from Leptospira yasudae.
TTCAGGAAACTCCCGAAACCGCATTCTTAAGTGTTAAAATAGAAACTCCGGACGCGGATTCTTTTCAGAGAGTCAATCTTTACAAGGATACAAGATTCATTCTTTCCAACCAATTCAACAACGAAGGAATCGCGAATTTCTCCGGGTTGAGAGAAGGAAAATACACCGTCGAGTTTCAAGGAAAAGAGAATTCCAAATCTTTGGATCTCTTCATTCTTTTAGAAGCCTAAACCGGAAAAATCCTAGGAAATAAATTTCCATCGCTGCGTGAATTCCAAAACGCGGCGAGGGATTTTCGTTTTTATTTTTCCGTATAAAAAGAATTCTGGAAAAAACACTCCAGTGTTATAATCTGATCCTGGATTTTCAACCATGCTAAACCTGATTATCGATAGAGTCGGAACCGTAAACGTATTCAACATCTTGGATACGTCCGGAAGCGGGTCGGAATCCCATTTACAGTCAACAATCGACGAAGACCTCATCTTAGAGTATATTAAAGAAATCGAAAATTTAGTTCGAGTTTCCAATGCGGTTAATTCCAAAGGGATGAACCACAAAACCCTCGAAACCGAAATTCTTCACGAGCTGAAAATCCTCGGTGAAACGTTTTACGATCAATTTTTTCCCGCTCCGATTCAGGAGAAACTCAGACTGACTACGGAAAAATACCTCCATTTAAATATGGATCCGAAACTCGGAGTGATTCCGTGGGAACTCCTACACGACGGAACCTGCTTTTTGTCGGATAAATTCTTTATCGGAAAAACCGTCCGCGGAGAATCCAGTCAAAGCACATTTAAAGAAAAAGAAAAGTTGAGAATGCTCATCATCGCCGATCCGACGGAAGATTTGGAGTGGGCCCAAAAAGAAGGAGAACAGCTCTTCAAAGTATTGAGTGAAAAAGTTTCTCCGTCCCGTTTGGAAATCGAGTTCATCGGAGGGAAACAAGTCACAAAGCTGAAACTTCTTTCCTTGATTAAAGGTAAGAATATCATTCACTACTCCGGGCATCTTTACTTTTCCGACGATCCTTTGGAAAACGGATGGTTGATTTCGGAGGGCAAAATTCTCAAAGCGAGAGAAATCAAGAACTCCGGCTTTAACACCGATTTAGTGTTCTCCAATTCGTGTCAGTCAAACTCGAACGCGTCCAGAACTCTCAACTCGGATTTGATGAACAATTTCGCCGGAGCGTTTTTGATGTCCGGGATCAAAAGTTTCATCGGAACCAACTGGGAAATCATCGACAATCAGAACACGATCGATTTCACGATTCAGTTTTATACGTATCTATTCAGCGATCGAAGCATCGGGGAATCTCTCTTCTTGGCAAAAGAATACGCTAGAAGAATTTTCGATACGAACGACTTGACTTGGACCAATTATTCCCTTCACGGAATTCCGAACCAACAAGTGATGATGGATCCG
It encodes:
- a CDS encoding CHAT domain-containing protein, which translates into the protein MLNLIIDRVGTVNVFNILDTSGSGSESHLQSTIDEDLILEYIKEIENLVRVSNAVNSKGMNHKTLETEILHELKILGETFYDQFFPAPIQEKLRLTTEKYLHLNMDPKLGVIPWELLHDGTCFLSDKFFIGKTVRGESSQSTFKEKEKLRMLIIADPTEDLEWAQKEGEQLFKVLSEKVSPSRLEIEFIGGKQVTKLKLLSLIKGKNIIHYSGHLYFSDDPLENGWLISEGKILKAREIKNSGFNTDLVFSNSCQSNSNASRTLNSDLMNNFAGAFLMSGIKSFIGTNWEIIDNQNTIDFTIQFYTYLFSDRSIGESLFLAKEYARRIFDTNDLTWTNYSLHGIPNQQVMMDPTKGKPIQKIINPSLINKFYPSNIASSYSNFIQKQKEESESSFELIQSLIFSFEEFSKIVGGIIFSDHQHHSLGKYIPNNPDDAVEIKKWWELIYQCLADFRKLEISPLISNIQEVLQVNKDTIQKMIQWIELYRRGQILRDSADGYLISFQYYYENLLMELEELEKTSIFLVSTNSNNHLFFRGIKPETSLVVAPVVKQDYIGEQIEKFRGKVIVFNENRMTIIPMLCSVIENPETKDLELSFPGFKSERNSIQNL